A region of the Candidatus Dadabacteria bacterium genome:
GGGAAACTTTATATATCTTACAACTCCTTTAATAAGACAGTTGACTTTTTCCTAGATTTTTACCCATAAATCTGTAGGCAACTGGGAATTTGGAGGCGACGACCATGTCCGAGAATTTTTCAATCGAAAAGGAGCTTTCAGAAAAACACCAGCTTAAGAAACCTTCGGGAATATATTACAACCTTTCCGTTCCCAGGCTTTACGAAGAAGCGATCAAGAGAAACGAAGGACACGTTGGTGAGAGTGGAACTTTTGTAGGCTACACTTCTCCTCATACTGGAAGATCCCCCAAGGACAGATTTGTAGTAAAGGAGCCTTCCACGGAAAAAAATATAGACTGGGGAGCGGTAAACAAGCCCGTATCACCAGAGGTGTTTGATCACTTTTACGAGGAAGTGATGGATTATTTCAAAGGGAAGGACGTTTTCGTGAGAGACCTGCAGGTCTGCGCTCATCCCGACTACAGAACAAACGTGAGGGTGATTAATGAATTCGCCTGGCACAATCTTTTCGTAAATAATCTCTTCATACGACCCAGTGCTTCTGAGCTTCCGCATAAGGAAGTGGGTTTTACCGTCATTTCAGCCCCGGGTTTTAAGGCAGATGACCCGGAAAAATACGGTCTTAACAGCGAAACCTTCATATTTCTTAACCTGAGCCGAAAAATTGCCCTTATCGGTGGTACACGCTACGCGGGAGAGATGAAAAAATCCGTTTTTGCCGCCATGAATTTTCTTCTGCCGGAAAGAAATGTTTTTCCAATGCACTGTTCGGCGAACATCGGAAAGGACGGAAATGTGGCGCTTTTCTTCGGATTGTCGGGAACTGGCAAAACCACGCTTTCTGCTGATCCCGAAAGGGCGCTTATCGGAGATGACGAACATGGCTGGTTTGATGAAGGGGTTTTTAATTTCGAAGGTGGCTGTTATGCGAAGACCATAAAGCTTAGCCCGACTACAGAACCCGAGATTTATCAAGCAGCGCTTAATTTCGGCTCGGTTCTTGAGAACGTCGAACTCGATTTACAAATGGGGAAAATAGATTTTGACAGCGACAAATATACCGAGAACACCCGCGGGGCATACCAGATTGACATGCTCGAAAATATTGTTCCGGAAGGAATAGGCGGTATTCCCAAAAGTATTTTCATGCTTACCTATGATGCTTTCGGAGTCCTGCCCCCTATATCAAAGCTTGATTCCGACCAAGCCATGCGTTATTTCCTTCTGGGCTACACGGCGAAAGTTGCCGGCACCGAGAGGGGAGTGAGCAAACCTCAGGCGACTTTCAGCTCATGTTTCGGGTCTCCTTTTCTTCCAAGACCCCCGAAGTTCTACGGAGCGATGCTGAAAGAAAGAATGGAAAAACACAAAGTAAACGTATGGCTTCTAAATACCGGAATTTCCGGCGGGCCTTTCGGGGTCGGCAAGAGAATGCCTCTTCCCTCCACAAGAGCTCTTGTTACAGCAGCCGTAAGCGGTTTGCTTGACGACAGAGAGTTTGTCAAAGTCCCTATACTTGACCTCTCCGTGCCGGTTGATTGCCCTGGAGTTGATTCAACTCTTCTACAGCCTCGACTTTCATGGGATGATCCGGACGAATATGATCACAAGGCTCGTACTCTTTCGGAACTTTTCGAGAAAGAATACGAAAAGTATGTCTAGAGTTTAAGCCGGTTTTAACCCATCTTCTTGTTAATACTTGACTCCGTAGTATAGAAAACACCTAGCGAATTGAGGCCGGGGATTATTTCTGGCGTCCCCGAGGGGATTTGAACCCCTGTTACCGGCGTGAAAGGCCGATGTCCTAGGCCTGACTAGACGACGGGGACGTATAGTGGTATGAGCCGTACAGGATTTGAACCTGTGACCCACTGCTTAAAAGGCAGTTGCTCTACCAGCTGAGCTAACGGCTCAGAAGATGCCGTATTATATCATGGGCCCTTTTCATGTCAAAAAACTACAGTTGTCCTGATAGAAAGTATAAAATCATGTAAACTCCCTTTCTCACTTTCTTTTTTCAGGTCACCTTTTAGGATGTCTTTTGCACAAAAGTACAGAGATTTTTCCCTCGTCACTTTGGGAAATTTTTTCTTTTTCTGCAATTTTTCCTCTTTTTTCCTGCTTCCGCTTTTCATAAAAGATATCGGGGGTGACGAGGCCCGCATAGGGTATGTCATGGGCACCTTTGGCATAACTTCAATAGGAGCTATCCCCTTCGCAGCCTATCTGATAGACCACTACGGGCGAAGAAGGTTCATGCTTGCAGGTTCTTTCCTGATGTTTCTGGTTTCCTTTCTCTATATTTTTATATCGGATCTTGACGTAAAGATATTTCTCCTGAGGCTCATGCAGGGAATAGCTTTCGCTTTTTTCTTCACCTCAGCCGCTACGGCGGTCTCCGATTATGTTCCCAGTGAAATAAGGGCCTACGGGCTCGGCATTTTCGGTGCCTTCACGATAGCTTCTTACTCGGTTGGACCTACTATCGGAGAAATTGTGATCGAAAGATTCAGCTACTCGACCTTCTTTCTCTATACCTCTTTGTTTAGCCTGCTTGCCTTTATTCTGTGTTTTCTTTCGCGGGAGGGGAACTTCAGGGTATCCGAAAAATCCATTTTCAGCGGATTTTTCGACGTTGTTTTCTCCGCGAGGTTCCGCGTGCTTCTGCTGACCAATCTTATAATTGCCGTGGGACTTGGAAGCATGCTTAATTTCTTCTCCGTTTTTCTCGAGGAAAACGGAATTCATGCTTGGAGCTTTTTTCTTACATATTCGGTAACCGTCATATTAATCAGGATCCTGGGAGGAAAGCTTCCAGATATTGTTGAGAGGAGGAAAATAGCCCTGCCTTCGATGCTTATCATGGTGTCGTCCTTGCTGATGATTTTTTCCATAAACTCCACTTTGAGTGCCGTTCTGGTTTCTTTCGTCTTCAGCCTGGGTTACGGAATTCTCTATCCCACCATAAGCGCGATGATTATCGACAGGGCTCTTGATGATGAAAGGGGAACTGCGATGGGAGCGTTCAACATGTCTTTTAGCATCGGGATAAACTTTTTTGCCTTCGCTCTCGGACTCATAGCGCGAGATTACGGTTTTTCGAACATGTATTCGATAACGGGAATGTTCATGTTTGCGGGGTGCATTATCTTTACCTATAAATATTTTATAAGTGCGGGGAGGGTGAAACGTCTTTCATGAAAATAAAATCCGGTGACACCATTCTCCTCGTTTCACCTGATAATAAAAGCTTCATGGTGGTGGTAGAAGAGGGCAAGTCGTTCAGTTCTCACATGGGAATACTCGATCTTTCCTCCGCGCTGGGAAAAAAATGGGGGGAAACTATAGTCTCAAGTCTTGGAAACGATTTTGTACTTCTTAACCCTACCGTGGAACAGAAGATTATGAAGGTGAGAAGGGCTACGCAGATCGTTTATCCCAAGGATGCGGCCTTGATTCTCTTTAAAACGGACGTGAGAGCGGGAGTGAGGGTTGTTGAAGCCGCGACCGGCTCAGGAGCCCTTACCATCGCGCTTGCGAATTCGGTGGCCCCTTCCGGAAAAGTCTATACGTACGAGAAAAGAGAGCAGTTCATGAATAATGCCAAAGATAACGTACGACGGGCGGGGCTTTCTCAATACGTGGAATTTAACTGTGGCGATGCCAGAGAAGGTTTTAAGGAAAGAGAAGTCGACGTCGCGATACTTGATCTCCCTTCTCCATGGTATGGAATTCCGGCGGCTTACGAGGCTCTTGCTTCCGGAGGGAGAATCGCGAGTATTTCCCCAACATACAACCAGGTGGAAAGAACCGCAGAATCGCTTGAGGAAAAGGGTTTTGTGAGAATCGAAACGGTAGAGCTTATAATGAGGAACTATCAGGTGAAAAAGGGGAAGACCCGCCCGGATAACAGGACCGTGGCACACACAGGATTCCTTACCTTCGCCTTCAAGGGAATAAGCGATGTTGACGCCCGCGAATCAAAATGACTAATGAACGACTTCTTATAGAAGGCGCAGAACAAATAGGCATTAAAAATATCAGAACCGATCTTTTCCTCTCTTATGTTGACCTGCTACGCAAGTGGGGCAGTCGCATAAACCTAAGTTCAGTTCTCACTGACCGAGAAATCATAATCAAGCACCTGATTGATTCCCTTACAGTGGCTGAATTCATGCCTCCCGACTCAAGGGTGATTGACATAGGAACGGGAGCCGGTCTTCCTGGAATTCCGCTTTCTATCTACGACCCGTCCCTCAAGGTTACGCTTCTTGAGTCGGTTGGAAAGAAGGTTGCTTTTTTAAGAGACGTGAAAAGATCTCTCGGACTTAACGGCATTGGTATCCACCATGGTAGAGCGGAGGAAGTAGATAGAGGGATGAGAGGGAGTTTTGACCGGGTGACGTTCCGGGCTCTTGGGAACGTTGGCACTGTCGTGGCTCTCGGTACTCCTTATCTGGATATAGGAGGGGAGATGGTTATAATGAAGGGGCCCCGGGGAAAGAAGGAATGGGAAGATTACGCGAACCGGTACCCGGAAAACATGGAACTTCTTTTTACAAGAGAACTTGAACTGCCTTTTTCAGGTGAGAAAAGGGTGATTATCGTCGCAAAGCCGATATCTCAGCAGATGGAGCCGAAAGTTTGAAAACCATAGGAGTAATAGGCGGAAGCGGTCTTTATGAAATGGAAGGGCTTTCGGATGTTAAAACCGTTTCCATGGAGACTCCATGGGGTAAACCCTCTTCAAGCCTACTTACAGGAACCCTTGGCAGTGTGCGAATGGTGTTTCTTCCAAGACATGGAACAGGGCACACGGTATCCCCGCCTGAGATAAACTTCCGGGCGAATATATACGCAATGAAAGCTATGGGAGTCGAGTGGATTATATCTGTAAGTGCCGTGGGCAGCTTGAAGGAGGAAATAGAACCAGGGCACATAGTGATACCTGATCAGTTCATTGATAACACTAAGCGGAGGCCTTCTACTTTCTTTGAAGGTGGTATAGTAGCCCACGTTTCAATGGCCGACCCGGTGTGCTCTGTGCTATCAGGTTGTTTGCGGGAAGCATCGCTTGGCTCTGGCGGGACGGTCCACTCGGGAGGAACCTACGTCTGTATCGAGGGTCCCCAGTTCTCTACAAGGGCGGAGAGCCATCTGTACAGAAAATGGGGAGCAGACATAATAGGAATGACCGCAATGCCGGAAGCAAAACTTGCCAGGGAAGCGGAGATCTGCTATTCCACAATAGCCCTTTGCACTGATTATGACTGCTGGAACGAAGGTCATGACGACGTCACGGTTTCGGACATAATCGAGATCATGAATAAAAACGTTGAAGCGGCAAAAAAAATAATAGCCGCTGTAGTTGATAATATCCCTGAAGAAAGAGAATGTCCTTGCGGGAGTGCCTTGGGTCACTCTATAATAACGTCCTCGGACTGCGTAACCGAAGAAACCAAGAAGAGATTTGAACTTATCGTGAAAAAATACATGTAGAGGTCCGAATGAGCATCGTCGTTGTAGGGTCAGTAGGAATTGACACCATAGAAACACCTTTTGGAAGAGAAGAAAACGTTCTCGGCGGGTCCGCCTGTTATTTCTCTCTGGCGGCCCGTAATTTTACGGATGTTCATATGGTCTCCTCCGTTGGAGAAGATTTTCCCCCGGATTATTCTGAACTGCTTCGCTCAAGGGGCATTGATACGGAGGGAATAGCGATCAGTGCCGGAGAAACCTTCAGATGGCAAGGCAGATACGACTATGATATGAAAGATCCGGAAACTGTCTCCGTCACCCTTGGTGTTCTGGGATCATTTGACCCTGTGGTTCCCGAGAAATCCAGAGATGCCGATTATCTTTTCTTAGCCAACACGGATCCTGAAATCCAGATGAAGGTCCTTGAACAGGTAAGCTCACCTCGAATTGTGGCCTGCGACACCATGAACTTCTGGATAGACAACAAACTGCAGGAACTGAAGACACTCCTCGGCAGAGTCAACATTCTCATAATAAACGATTCCGAAGCAAGACAGCTATCCGAAGAACCATTGATGGTCAGAGCGGCGAGAAAGATAATGGACATGGGACCGGAATTTCTGATTGTGAAAAGAGGAGAGTACGGAGCTTTGCTTTTTTCTCGGGAAGATCTGTTTTTCGCCCCCAGTTACATGCTTGAGCAAGTGCTTGACCCGACGGGAGCGGGAGATACTTTTGCCGGAGGATTCATGGGCTATGTTGCGTCTATGGATAAAGACCTTGACTTTGCCGGCTTTAAAAAAGGGGTTGCCTACGGAAGTGTTCTGGCTTCCTTTACAGTTGAGGATTTCAGTGTAAGACGTCTGGGCTCGCTAGAGAAAGAAGAAATAGAACGAAGATACGGACAGTTCCTAAAACTGTCGACCATGTAGAAGAGGAAGTCAGCTAAGGGACTTTACGTATTTCATGC
Encoded here:
- the rsmG gene encoding 16S rRNA (guanine(527)-N(7))-methyltransferase RsmG, with the protein product MTNERLLIEGAEQIGIKNIRTDLFLSYVDLLRKWGSRINLSSVLTDREIIIKHLIDSLTVAEFMPPDSRVIDIGTGAGLPGIPLSIYDPSLKVTLLESVGKKVAFLRDVKRSLGLNGIGIHHGRAEEVDRGMRGSFDRVTFRALGNVGTVVALGTPYLDIGGEMVIMKGPRGKKEWEDYANRYPENMELLFTRELELPFSGEKRVIIVAKPISQQMEPKV
- a CDS encoding PfkB family carbohydrate kinase, with amino-acid sequence MSIVVVGSVGIDTIETPFGREENVLGGSACYFSLAARNFTDVHMVSSVGEDFPPDYSELLRSRGIDTEGIAISAGETFRWQGRYDYDMKDPETVSVTLGVLGSFDPVVPEKSRDADYLFLANTDPEIQMKVLEQVSSPRIVACDTMNFWIDNKLQELKTLLGRVNILIINDSEARQLSEEPLMVRAARKIMDMGPEFLIVKRGEYGALLFSREDLFFAPSYMLEQVLDPTGAGDTFAGGFMGYVASMDKDLDFAGFKKGVAYGSVLASFTVEDFSVRRLGSLEKEEIERRYGQFLKLSTM
- the pckA gene encoding phosphoenolpyruvate carboxykinase (ATP), which encodes MSENFSIEKELSEKHQLKKPSGIYYNLSVPRLYEEAIKRNEGHVGESGTFVGYTSPHTGRSPKDRFVVKEPSTEKNIDWGAVNKPVSPEVFDHFYEEVMDYFKGKDVFVRDLQVCAHPDYRTNVRVINEFAWHNLFVNNLFIRPSASELPHKEVGFTVISAPGFKADDPEKYGLNSETFIFLNLSRKIALIGGTRYAGEMKKSVFAAMNFLLPERNVFPMHCSANIGKDGNVALFFGLSGTGKTTLSADPERALIGDDEHGWFDEGVFNFEGGCYAKTIKLSPTTEPEIYQAALNFGSVLENVELDLQMGKIDFDSDKYTENTRGAYQIDMLENIVPEGIGGIPKSIFMLTYDAFGVLPPISKLDSDQAMRYFLLGYTAKVAGTERGVSKPQATFSSCFGSPFLPRPPKFYGAMLKERMEKHKVNVWLLNTGISGGPFGVGKRMPLPSTRALVTAAVSGLLDDREFVKVPILDLSVPVDCPGVDSTLLQPRLSWDDPDEYDHKARTLSELFEKEYEKYV
- a CDS encoding tRNA (adenine-N1)-methyltransferase, with amino-acid sequence MKIKSGDTILLVSPDNKSFMVVVEEGKSFSSHMGILDLSSALGKKWGETIVSSLGNDFVLLNPTVEQKIMKVRRATQIVYPKDAALILFKTDVRAGVRVVEAATGSGALTIALANSVAPSGKVYTYEKREQFMNNAKDNVRRAGLSQYVEFNCGDAREGFKEREVDVAILDLPSPWYGIPAAYEALASGGRIASISPTYNQVERTAESLEEKGFVRIETVELIMRNYQVKKGKTRPDNRTVAHTGFLTFAFKGISDVDARESK
- a CDS encoding MFS transporter, producing MSFAQKYRDFSLVTLGNFFFFCNFSSFFLLPLFIKDIGGDEARIGYVMGTFGITSIGAIPFAAYLIDHYGRRRFMLAGSFLMFLVSFLYIFISDLDVKIFLLRLMQGIAFAFFFTSAATAVSDYVPSEIRAYGLGIFGAFTIASYSVGPTIGEIVIERFSYSTFFLYTSLFSLLAFILCFLSREGNFRVSEKSIFSGFFDVVFSARFRVLLLTNLIIAVGLGSMLNFFSVFLEENGIHAWSFFLTYSVTVILIRILGGKLPDIVERRKIALPSMLIMVSSLLMIFSINSTLSAVLVSFVFSLGYGILYPTISAMIIDRALDDERGTAMGAFNMSFSIGINFFAFALGLIARDYGFSNMYSITGMFMFAGCIIFTYKYFISAGRVKRLS
- the mtnP gene encoding S-methyl-5'-thioadenosine phosphorylase, translated to MKTIGVIGGSGLYEMEGLSDVKTVSMETPWGKPSSSLLTGTLGSVRMVFLPRHGTGHTVSPPEINFRANIYAMKAMGVEWIISVSAVGSLKEEIEPGHIVIPDQFIDNTKRRPSTFFEGGIVAHVSMADPVCSVLSGCLREASLGSGGTVHSGGTYVCIEGPQFSTRAESHLYRKWGADIIGMTAMPEAKLAREAEICYSTIALCTDYDCWNEGHDDVTVSDIIEIMNKNVEAAKKIIAAVVDNIPEERECPCGSALGHSIITSSDCVTEETKKRFELIVKKYM